A region of Pyxidicoccus parkwaysis DNA encodes the following proteins:
- a CDS encoding helix-turn-helix transcriptional regulator — translation MNALNQAMGGLRIERQTDAVGVVQLAPLRDHRLSVHAGPPARLSCTSTHRYTRGDLTLLPAGFSGTWVEEEPATSIVVQLPPALLRRAAEDLGRDPDRTGLEPRHQFRDARIEHVAWALDAERRAGHPNGRLYTDSLGLALAVHLLGHYAVPGELRSGLSSQQLRRLTDYIEEHLDQNLTLPRLARVVEVSASHLKTQFRRSMGVPVHQYVIQRRVERARALLLKRQLAPSQVALEAGFSHQSHMARWMKRVLGVTPTSLVRGAPSRRGLSSRPA, via the coding sequence ATGAATGCACTGAATCAGGCCATGGGCGGGCTGCGCATCGAACGCCAGACGGACGCGGTGGGCGTGGTCCAGCTCGCACCCTTGCGAGACCACCGGCTGTCCGTCCATGCCGGGCCTCCCGCCCGCCTGTCGTGTACCTCCACGCACCGCTACACGCGGGGTGACCTCACGCTGCTGCCGGCGGGATTCTCCGGCACGTGGGTGGAGGAGGAGCCGGCCACGTCCATCGTCGTCCAGCTCCCGCCGGCGCTCCTGCGCCGCGCCGCGGAGGACCTGGGCAGAGACCCCGACCGGACGGGGCTGGAGCCCCGCCACCAGTTCCGGGATGCACGCATCGAGCACGTGGCCTGGGCGCTCGACGCTGAGCGCCGGGCCGGCCATCCCAATGGACGCCTCTACACCGACAGCCTGGGGCTGGCGCTGGCGGTCCACCTGCTCGGCCACTACGCGGTTCCGGGCGAGCTCCGGAGCGGGCTGTCATCTCAGCAGTTGCGGCGGCTGACGGACTACATCGAGGAGCACCTGGACCAGAACCTCACGCTGCCCCGGCTCGCCCGGGTGGTGGAGGTGAGCGCGTCCCACCTGAAGACGCAGTTCCGCCGGTCCATGGGCGTGCCGGTACACCAGTACGTCATCCAGCGCCGCGTCGAGCGGGCGCGGGCGCTGCTCCTGAAGCGGCAGCTCGCCCCGAGCCAGGTAGCGCTCGAAGCGGGCTTCTCGCACCAGAGCCACATGGCGCGTTGGATGAAGCGCGTCCTCGGCGTCACGCCGACGTCCCTCGTACGCGGCGCACCGTCGCGGCGCGGGCTCAGTTCCCGCCCGGCGTGA
- a CDS encoding diiron oxygenase translates to MAWKIDDLLPKDTSLDFTRRFLSDSLTNTEGITCLSAGEKLMLNQIRSNSYAHLFLFLEEYAVALAAQRAGLELHGNPTHMRALLRFSEEELKHQQLFARYTETFARGFKVPPALLDNQVAVAKAIMSKSNLGVLFFNLHMELMTQQHYVETMRDNERESLDPLFRNMLKHHWQEEAQHTRLDFLEAQKIIDGAPDMVDAAMTEYAELLQALRGTLNAQLQLDLQTFEKAAERTFTEAERKEIFDAQERSYVYGFIGMGMKAPLFLSRMRTLSPRAERRVLELAPDYYCN, encoded by the coding sequence GTGGCCTGGAAGATTGACGACCTCTTGCCGAAGGACACCTCGCTCGACTTCACGCGGCGCTTCCTCTCGGATTCGCTGACGAACACCGAGGGCATCACCTGCCTGAGCGCGGGCGAGAAGCTGATGCTCAACCAGATTCGCTCCAACAGCTACGCCCACCTCTTCCTGTTCCTGGAGGAGTACGCCGTGGCGCTGGCGGCGCAGCGCGCCGGCCTGGAGCTGCACGGCAACCCGACGCACATGCGCGCGCTGCTGCGCTTCAGCGAGGAGGAGCTCAAGCACCAGCAGCTCTTCGCGCGCTACACCGAGACCTTTGCCCGTGGCTTCAAGGTGCCTCCGGCGCTGCTCGACAACCAGGTGGCGGTGGCGAAGGCCATCATGTCCAAGTCGAACCTGGGCGTGCTCTTCTTCAACCTCCACATGGAGCTGATGACCCAGCAGCACTACGTGGAGACGATGCGCGACAACGAGCGCGAATCGCTGGACCCGCTGTTCCGCAACATGCTCAAGCACCACTGGCAGGAGGAGGCGCAGCACACGCGGCTCGACTTCCTGGAGGCGCAGAAAATCATCGACGGCGCGCCGGACATGGTGGACGCCGCGATGACGGAGTACGCCGAGCTGCTCCAGGCGCTGCGCGGCACGCTGAACGCGCAGCTCCAGTTGGATTTGCAGACGTTCGAGAAGGCGGCGGAGCGGACCTTCACCGAGGCCGAGCGGAAGGAAATCTTCGACGCCCAGGAGCGCTCGTACGTCTACGGCTTCATCGGCATGGGGATGAAGGCGCCGCTCTTCCTCTCGCGCATGCGCACGCTCTCGCCGAGGGCGGAGCGGCGCGTGCTCGAGCTGGCGCCGGACTACTACTGCAACTGA
- a CDS encoding sigma 54-interacting transcriptional regulator: MMRARSSPTRLKLLVLSGPQVGQSHVLAPGAYRLGKSAECDIVLNDKAISRQHLRLDVSEGGVKATDLDSHNGSFCEGMRFSELEVRPGAVLRLGSTELKLVPESSRERVIPPSESTRFGGLVGTSRRMREVFTLLERLAPGGADVLIQGETGTGKELCAEAIHAQGPRAKGPFVIVDLAGIAPSLIESELFGHVKGAFTGAQADRAGAFERAAGGTVFLDEVGELPVEVQPRLLRALERRQVKRVGANDYRALEVRVLAATHVDLEKAVQEGRFRADLYHRLAVLRVTLPPLRERPEDVPLLIDTVLERLGRPGSALSDATRAMLLQYPWPGNVRELRNVVEQVVNLGEEALPDMGAAPAPTGEQRAASLDLPFKEAKERLIEGFERDYLQGLIERCGGNISRAAREAGIARLYLRKLLHKHGLSARDTDE, translated from the coding sequence ATGATGCGGGCCCGCTCCAGTCCAACGCGACTGAAGCTGTTGGTGCTGTCGGGGCCGCAGGTGGGACAGAGCCACGTGCTGGCACCCGGCGCGTACCGCCTGGGCAAGTCCGCGGAGTGCGACATCGTCCTCAACGACAAGGCCATCTCGCGCCAGCACCTGCGCCTGGATGTGTCCGAGGGCGGGGTGAAGGCCACGGACCTGGACTCGCACAACGGCTCCTTCTGCGAGGGGATGCGCTTCTCGGAGCTGGAGGTGCGCCCGGGCGCCGTCCTCCGGCTGGGCTCCACCGAGCTGAAGCTCGTCCCGGAGTCCTCGCGCGAGCGCGTGATTCCTCCGTCCGAGAGCACCCGCTTCGGAGGGCTGGTGGGCACCAGCCGGCGGATGCGCGAGGTCTTCACGCTGTTGGAGCGGCTCGCGCCCGGCGGCGCGGATGTGCTCATCCAGGGCGAGACGGGCACGGGGAAGGAGCTCTGCGCGGAGGCCATCCACGCGCAGGGCCCGCGTGCGAAGGGGCCCTTCGTCATCGTGGACCTCGCCGGAATCGCTCCCTCCCTCATCGAGTCCGAGCTCTTTGGCCATGTGAAGGGCGCCTTCACCGGTGCGCAGGCGGACCGCGCGGGCGCCTTCGAGCGCGCGGCTGGAGGCACCGTCTTCCTCGACGAGGTGGGCGAGCTGCCGGTGGAAGTACAACCGCGCCTGCTGCGCGCGCTGGAGCGGCGACAGGTGAAGCGCGTGGGCGCCAATGACTACCGGGCGCTGGAGGTGCGGGTGCTGGCCGCGACGCACGTGGATTTGGAGAAGGCGGTGCAGGAAGGCCGCTTCCGCGCGGACCTGTACCACCGGCTCGCGGTGCTGCGCGTGACGCTGCCTCCGCTGCGCGAGCGGCCGGAGGACGTGCCGCTGCTCATCGACACGGTGCTGGAGCGGCTCGGCCGTCCCGGCAGCGCGCTATCGGACGCGACGCGCGCGATGCTGCTTCAGTACCCATGGCCGGGCAACGTGCGCGAGTTGCGCAACGTGGTGGAGCAGGTGGTGAACCTTGGTGAGGAGGCCCTGCCGGACATGGGGGCCGCGCCTGCGCCCACGGGCGAGCAGCGCGCCGCCTCGCTGGACCTGCCCTTCAAGGAGGCCAAGGAGCGGCTCATCGAAGGCTTCGAGCGCGACTACCTCCAAGGACTCATCGAGCGCTGCGGAGGCAACATCTCCCGTGCCGCGCGCGAGGCCGGCATCGCCCGCCTCTACCTTCGCAAGCTGCTGCACAAGCACGGGCTCTCAGCCCGAGACACCGACGAGTGA
- a CDS encoding helix-turn-helix transcriptional regulator, translating to MSRAERLLDLLQLLRRQRAPVSGATLSNELGISLRTLYRDIASLQAQGARIEGEPGLGYILRPGFTLPPLMFSEDELEALVLGSRWVAHRADDRLGLAARDALAKIAAVLPADLRDDLDSTTLLVGPGEPIVSGSLDLGVVRQAIRAERKLVITYRDLKDAESTRTIWPFALGFFDRVRVIVAWCELRQGFRHFRADRIGSLKPTEDGYPRRRQALLREWREVERVAPQ from the coding sequence GTGTCTCGCGCCGAACGACTGCTCGACCTGCTCCAACTCCTCCGCCGGCAGCGGGCTCCCGTGAGCGGTGCGACGCTCTCGAATGAGCTGGGCATCAGCCTGCGCACGCTCTACCGCGACATCGCCAGTCTCCAGGCGCAGGGCGCGCGAATCGAGGGTGAGCCCGGCCTCGGGTACATCCTCCGCCCGGGCTTCACGCTGCCCCCACTGATGTTCTCCGAGGACGAATTGGAGGCATTGGTGCTCGGCTCGCGGTGGGTGGCGCACCGGGCGGATGACCGGCTCGGGCTCGCCGCACGCGACGCGCTGGCCAAGATTGCGGCCGTGCTGCCGGCGGACCTGCGGGACGACCTGGACTCGACGACGCTGCTCGTCGGCCCGGGCGAGCCCATCGTCTCGGGCAGCCTGGACCTCGGCGTCGTGCGGCAGGCCATCCGCGCGGAGCGGAAGCTGGTCATCACCTACCGGGATTTGAAGGACGCGGAGAGCACGCGCACCATCTGGCCCTTCGCGCTCGGCTTCTTCGACCGGGTGCGCGTCATCGTCGCGTGGTGCGAGCTGCGCCAGGGCTTCCGCCACTTCCGCGCGGACCGCATCGGTTCGCTGAAGCCCACGGAGGACGGCTACCCGCGCCGCCGCCAGGCGCTCCTGCGGGAGTGGCGGGAGGTGGAGCGCGTCGCCCCGCAGTAG
- a CDS encoding VOC family protein encodes MADPNFVLLYVDSPTASADFYAGLLGKPPVEASPTFAMFALSSGVMLGLWSKHTVQPAATATGGGAELAFAVADVNAVRAMHEDWRRRGLRILQEPTDLDFGHTFVALDPDGHRLRVFTPGGN; translated from the coding sequence ATGGCCGACCCCAACTTCGTCCTCCTCTACGTCGACAGCCCCACCGCCAGCGCCGACTTCTACGCGGGCCTGCTGGGCAAGCCCCCCGTGGAGGCCTCGCCCACCTTCGCGATGTTCGCCCTGTCGTCGGGCGTCATGCTCGGGCTGTGGTCGAAGCACACGGTGCAGCCCGCCGCCACGGCCACGGGCGGTGGCGCGGAATTGGCTTTCGCTGTCGCGGACGTCAACGCCGTCCGCGCAATGCACGAGGACTGGCGTCGCCGCGGGCTCCGCATCCTCCAGGAGCCCACGGACCTGGACTTCGGCCACACCTTCGTCGCGCTGGACCCGGACGGCCACCGCCTCCGCGTCTTCACGCCGGGCGGGAACTGA
- a CDS encoding quinone oxidoreductase family protein has product MKAVVFDEIGSPLEVLRLRDLPIPEAGPNEVQVKMLAASINPGDFLYIQSLYPEPKKPALPGQVAGNHGAGIITKVGPGVTLEPGTLVAFSHLDTWAEYAVVPAERLMPLPAGYPMEKAAQFFNLITARDMLEESQVQPGQWLALTAGNSTVATMVLQLARARKVNVLSIVRKKQEHLDLRALGANHVLELAAHPDDIDKRVSELTGGQDVSAIIDAVGGKLLEQLLKSTAFRARVVVYGLYSPERFSLHNYELLLKELRISAHVYRYFFDPPKPGDEPMLRELAALTAPPEFQVPFRAMHPLEDFKAAVEESFLRPESGKRFFRMTP; this is encoded by the coding sequence ATGAAGGCTGTCGTGTTCGATGAAATCGGCTCGCCCCTGGAAGTGCTCCGGCTTCGGGACCTACCCATCCCGGAGGCAGGGCCCAACGAAGTCCAGGTGAAGATGCTCGCGGCGAGCATCAACCCGGGCGACTTCCTCTACATCCAGAGTCTCTACCCGGAGCCCAAGAAGCCCGCGCTGCCGGGGCAGGTCGCCGGCAACCACGGCGCGGGAATCATCACCAAGGTGGGGCCGGGCGTGACGCTGGAGCCCGGGACGCTCGTGGCGTTCAGCCACCTGGACACCTGGGCCGAATACGCCGTCGTGCCAGCGGAGCGGCTGATGCCACTGCCCGCCGGCTACCCGATGGAGAAGGCCGCGCAGTTCTTCAACCTCATCACCGCGAGGGACATGCTGGAGGAATCCCAGGTGCAGCCGGGCCAGTGGCTCGCGCTCACCGCCGGCAACTCGACGGTGGCGACGATGGTGCTGCAGCTGGCCCGGGCCCGGAAGGTAAACGTCCTCTCCATCGTGAGGAAGAAGCAGGAGCACCTGGACCTGCGGGCCCTGGGCGCAAACCACGTCCTCGAGCTCGCGGCGCATCCAGACGACATCGACAAGAGGGTCTCCGAGCTCACGGGCGGCCAGGACGTCAGCGCCATCATCGACGCCGTGGGAGGAAAGCTCCTCGAACAGCTCCTGAAGAGCACCGCCTTCCGGGCGCGCGTCGTCGTCTACGGCCTCTACAGCCCGGAGCGCTTCAGCCTCCACAACTACGAACTCCTGCTGAAGGAGCTCCGCATCAGCGCGCACGTGTACCGCTACTTCTTCGACCCGCCGAAGCCCGGAGATGAGCCCATGCTCCGGGAGCTGGCGGCGCTCACCGCGCCCCCGGAGTTCCAGGTCCCCTTCCGCGCCATGCACCCGCTGGAGGACTTCAAGGCCGCAGTGGAGGAGAGCTTCCTGCGCCCGGAGAGCGGCAAGCGCTTCTTCCGCATGACACCGTAG
- a CDS encoding protein kinase domain-containing protein produces the protein MQDRDDWGSAPDLAPEHTETHSEAAVAAPPPPRTGPRTAPTPTPGGSSLPHRRNAERVGRFIPLKVLGQGGMGVVYAAYDPDLDRKVALKLLRVAGEGADLEAGRARLLREAQAMARISHPNVIPVFEAAVWDGQVYVAMELVDGGTLRDWQQAQPRSWREVLDKYLAAGRGLVAAHAAGLVHRDFKPANVLVGKDGRVFVTDFGLARAVGDVSPEDVVPVAETGLARPMSDPLTMSGVVMGTPAFMSPEQFRGDVVDARSDQFSFCAALYRALYGQRPFDPDQLSRAAEALKPKAPEEPGRTVSLQRPEPAKPASPIQEPPRDAKVPAWVRRAVMRGLSLSAEERFASIDGLLEALSQEQLLARRRRRLGLGVAMAGVVGVVGAGTWWSSRVCAGAEGLLADTWGPAARQRVSAAFSATGSPVAGELARRVGDALDAYAGAWARQHTQACEDTRVRQVQTEALLSQRVVCLERRHKDLRALVDALSGVDRAGVEKSLDAVYALPSPADCADVEALSGQQPRPADPERRAELERLEGQVSEVKALLDMSRYAPAREQARALEPKVLATGYLPLVAEVRFHLGWLQAVLGEKEQGAGLLERAVFDAEAGRADRLKVSALNKLLYVEGERKRFENASRWAQLGEATLQRVGGDAVLEGDLLVNEANLALMREQPEQARAFLEKASERLSKALPPGHPKRARVAFTLGRTLLELGAAAEAKPVLEEALRQTEAAVGPLHADVARRHLALSMVLRELKDFPAALEHARTLVDIQRKLLGNEHLAVAEALDEKGMSLLALKRYEEALKVYEEALAVKRRHLEEGDDDLQYSYDGVGQALLGLGRTREALEPLRRAVSFAGAQEDSLGESGFALAHALWTEGQAEEARAEAARAQAHFTASGRAAQAEEVRAWLDSLPKEEVTPPSPAQTKKTRRW, from the coding sequence ATGCAGGACAGGGATGACTGGGGCTCCGCGCCCGACCTGGCGCCGGAGCACACGGAGACGCATTCGGAAGCGGCCGTTGCCGCGCCTCCTCCACCTCGCACGGGGCCGCGCACGGCGCCCACGCCCACACCCGGCGGGTCTTCCTTGCCCCATCGGCGGAACGCCGAGCGGGTGGGGCGCTTCATTCCGTTGAAGGTCTTGGGGCAGGGCGGCATGGGCGTGGTGTACGCGGCCTATGACCCGGACCTGGACCGCAAGGTGGCGCTCAAGCTCCTGCGCGTGGCGGGCGAGGGCGCGGACCTGGAGGCGGGCCGTGCGCGGCTGTTGCGCGAGGCGCAGGCCATGGCCCGCATCTCCCACCCCAACGTCATCCCCGTCTTCGAGGCGGCCGTCTGGGATGGTCAGGTCTACGTGGCCATGGAGTTGGTGGACGGAGGCACGCTGCGAGACTGGCAGCAGGCGCAGCCGCGCTCCTGGCGCGAGGTGCTGGACAAGTACCTCGCCGCGGGACGGGGGCTGGTGGCCGCGCACGCGGCGGGGTTGGTGCACCGGGACTTCAAGCCCGCCAACGTGCTGGTGGGGAAGGACGGGCGTGTCTTCGTCACCGACTTCGGCCTCGCGCGCGCGGTGGGGGACGTGTCTCCGGAGGACGTCGTGCCCGTGGCGGAGACGGGCCTCGCGCGGCCGATGTCCGACCCGCTCACGATGTCTGGCGTGGTGATGGGCACGCCGGCCTTCATGTCGCCCGAGCAGTTCCGGGGCGACGTGGTGGACGCGCGCAGTGACCAGTTCAGCTTCTGCGCGGCGCTGTACCGCGCGCTCTATGGGCAGCGTCCCTTCGACCCGGACCAGCTCTCGCGGGCCGCCGAGGCGCTGAAGCCGAAGGCCCCGGAGGAGCCGGGGCGGACGGTGTCGCTTCAGCGGCCCGAGCCCGCGAAGCCAGCGTCTCCCATCCAGGAGCCGCCGCGCGACGCGAAGGTGCCCGCGTGGGTGCGGCGCGCGGTGATGCGCGGGCTGTCCCTGTCGGCGGAGGAGCGCTTCGCCTCCATAGACGGGCTGCTGGAGGCGCTGTCGCAGGAGCAGCTGCTGGCGCGGCGGCGCAGGCGGCTGGGGCTCGGCGTGGCGATGGCCGGCGTGGTGGGGGTGGTGGGCGCGGGGACGTGGTGGAGCTCTCGGGTGTGCGCGGGGGCGGAGGGGCTGCTCGCGGACACGTGGGGCCCGGCTGCGCGGCAGCGCGTGTCGGCGGCCTTCTCGGCCACGGGCAGTCCGGTGGCGGGTGAGTTGGCCCGGCGTGTGGGCGACGCGCTGGATGCGTACGCGGGAGCATGGGCACGGCAGCACACCCAGGCGTGCGAGGACACGCGGGTGCGGCAGGTGCAGACGGAGGCGTTGCTGTCCCAGCGGGTGGTGTGCCTGGAGCGGCGGCACAAGGACCTGCGCGCGCTGGTGGATGCGCTCTCGGGCGTGGACCGCGCGGGCGTGGAGAAGTCGCTGGACGCCGTGTACGCGCTGCCTTCGCCGGCGGACTGCGCGGACGTGGAGGCGCTGTCGGGACAGCAGCCCCGGCCGGCGGACCCGGAGCGGCGCGCGGAGCTGGAGCGGCTGGAGGGCCAGGTCTCCGAGGTCAAGGCGCTGCTGGACATGAGCCGCTATGCGCCCGCGCGGGAGCAGGCGCGCGCGCTGGAGCCGAAGGTACTGGCCACGGGCTACCTGCCGCTGGTGGCGGAGGTGCGCTTCCACCTGGGCTGGCTCCAGGCGGTGCTGGGCGAGAAGGAGCAGGGCGCGGGGCTGCTGGAGCGCGCCGTGTTCGACGCCGAGGCGGGACGTGCGGACCGGCTGAAGGTGTCGGCGCTCAACAAGCTCCTCTACGTCGAGGGCGAGCGGAAGCGCTTCGAGAATGCCTCGCGCTGGGCGCAGCTCGGTGAGGCGACGCTCCAGCGGGTGGGTGGGGATGCGGTGCTGGAAGGGGATTTGCTCGTCAACGAGGCCAACCTCGCCCTGATGCGCGAGCAGCCCGAGCAGGCGCGTGCCTTCCTGGAGAAGGCGTCCGAGCGACTCTCGAAGGCGTTGCCGCCGGGACACCCCAAGCGGGCTCGCGTGGCTTTCACGTTGGGGCGCACGCTGCTGGAGTTGGGGGCTGCCGCCGAAGCAAAGCCGGTGCTGGAGGAAGCGCTTCGTCAGACGGAGGCGGCCGTGGGGCCACTGCACGCGGACGTGGCGCGCAGACACCTGGCGCTCTCGATGGTGCTGCGGGAGCTGAAGGACTTTCCCGCGGCGCTGGAGCATGCCCGGACGCTGGTGGACATCCAGCGGAAGCTGCTGGGCAATGAGCACCTGGCCGTGGCCGAGGCGCTGGACGAGAAGGGCATGAGCCTGCTCGCGCTGAAGCGTTACGAGGAGGCGCTGAAGGTGTACGAGGAGGCGCTCGCCGTGAAGCGCCGGCATCTGGAGGAAGGGGATGACGACCTCCAGTACTCATACGACGGCGTGGGCCAGGCGCTGCTGGGACTGGGGCGCACGCGCGAGGCGCTGGAGCCGCTGCGGCGTGCCGTGTCCTTCGCCGGGGCGCAGGAGGACTCGCTGGGCGAGTCGGGCTTCGCGCTCGCGCATGCACTCTGGACGGAGGGGCAAGCCGAGGAGGCGCGGGCCGAGGCCGCGCGTGCTCAGGCGCACTTCACCGCGTCTGGCCGCGCCGCTCAGGCGGAGGAGGTGCGGGCGTGGCTCGACTCGCTTCCGAAGGAGGAGGTGACGCCTCCGTCACCTGCGCAAACGAAGAAGACGCGACGGTGGTGA
- a CDS encoding aldo/keto reductase: MGTQDTKQAQRTVKLGNTGPEVFPLGLGCMGMSGMYGATDDAESIRTIQSAIDQGVTLIDTGDFYGMGHNEMLVGRAIAGRRERVQLSVKFGGLRGPDGSWTGFDARPAAVKNFAAYSLKRLGVEVIDIYRPARLDPAVPIEDTIGAIAELVKAGYVRHIGLSEVGVETIRRAHKVHPIVDLQIEYSLASRGPESSIFPTLKELGISATLYGVFSRGLLTGSKPAAQGDYRAHLPRFTGADGAKNEDVVASLQRFAQERKMTTGQLTLAWVLAKQPSLVPVVGVKTRAQLDDSLGALSRPLSKEDMTALESLVKISGDRYGAEQMRHLDSERR; the protein is encoded by the coding sequence ATGGGCACGCAAGACACGAAGCAGGCGCAGCGCACGGTGAAGCTGGGCAACACGGGCCCCGAGGTATTCCCCCTCGGGCTCGGCTGCATGGGCATGTCGGGCATGTACGGCGCGACGGATGACGCGGAGAGCATCCGCACCATCCAGTCCGCCATCGACCAGGGTGTCACGCTCATCGACACCGGCGACTTCTACGGGATGGGCCACAACGAGATGCTCGTCGGGCGCGCGATTGCGGGGCGGCGCGAGCGCGTGCAGCTCTCGGTGAAGTTCGGCGGGCTGCGCGGGCCGGACGGGAGCTGGACGGGCTTCGACGCGCGCCCGGCCGCGGTGAAGAACTTCGCGGCCTACAGCCTGAAGCGCCTGGGTGTGGAGGTCATCGACATCTACCGCCCCGCGCGGTTGGACCCGGCCGTGCCCATCGAGGACACCATCGGCGCCATCGCAGAGCTGGTGAAGGCGGGCTACGTGCGGCACATCGGCCTGTCCGAGGTGGGCGTGGAGACCATCCGCCGGGCGCACAAGGTGCACCCCATCGTGGACCTCCAGATTGAGTACTCGCTGGCAAGCCGCGGGCCCGAGTCCTCCATCTTCCCAACGCTGAAGGAGCTGGGCATCAGCGCCACGCTCTACGGCGTCTTCTCGCGCGGGCTGCTGACGGGCAGCAAGCCGGCGGCGCAGGGGGACTACCGCGCGCACCTGCCGCGCTTCACCGGCGCCGACGGCGCGAAGAACGAGGACGTGGTGGCCTCGCTCCAGCGCTTCGCCCAGGAGCGGAAGATGACGACGGGCCAGCTCACGCTGGCCTGGGTGCTCGCGAAGCAGCCGTCCCTCGTGCCCGTGGTGGGCGTGAAGACGCGCGCGCAGCTCGACGACTCGCTGGGGGCGCTGAGCCGGCCGCTGTCGAAGGAGGACATGACCGCGCTGGAGTCGCTGGTGAAGATTTCCGGCGACCGCTACGGGGCGGAGCAGATGCGCCACCTCGACAGCGAGCGCCGGTAG
- a CDS encoding LysR family transcriptional regulator codes for MNDIYGRNLDLNLLRVFVVVAEAGSVTAAANRLYLTQPAVSAALRRLATTVGAPLFVRAGRGLALTTRGERLLASARPHLGALVEAALSPATFDPKTSERTVRIGLSDVTEAWVLPPLLRVLAKEAPRMKLVVLPVQFRTIADALTTSAVDLAVTVADELPAGTQRLALFTRGFVCLYDPRHVRFGKHLTKERYLEQEHVIVSYNGDLRGVIEDLFDVQRKVRVSVPTFQSIGALVEGSDLIATVPSMVAREILSLRPRLKTTAVPFPLGGSPLEVLWRSAVEDDAAIRFIRERMVDVTKRFLAED; via the coding sequence ATGAATGACATCTATGGGAGGAACCTCGACCTCAACCTGCTCCGAGTCTTCGTCGTGGTGGCGGAGGCGGGCAGCGTCACGGCGGCGGCCAATCGCCTGTACCTGACACAGCCGGCGGTGAGCGCGGCGCTGCGGCGGCTCGCCACCACGGTGGGCGCGCCGCTCTTCGTGCGCGCGGGGAGAGGGCTGGCCCTCACGACGCGCGGCGAGCGCCTGCTTGCTTCCGCGCGTCCGCATCTGGGAGCGCTGGTGGAGGCCGCGCTGTCACCGGCGACGTTCGACCCGAAGACGAGCGAGCGGACGGTGCGCATCGGCCTGTCGGACGTGACGGAGGCCTGGGTCCTTCCTCCGCTGCTGCGCGTCCTGGCGAAGGAGGCGCCGCGCATGAAGCTGGTGGTGCTGCCCGTGCAGTTCCGCACCATCGCCGACGCACTCACGACTTCGGCGGTGGACCTCGCCGTGACGGTGGCGGACGAGTTGCCGGCGGGCACCCAGCGACTCGCGCTCTTCACCCGGGGCTTCGTGTGCCTGTATGACCCGCGCCACGTCCGCTTCGGCAAGCACCTCACGAAGGAGCGCTACCTGGAGCAAGAGCACGTCATCGTCTCGTACAACGGAGACCTGCGGGGCGTCATCGAGGACCTGTTCGACGTCCAGCGCAAGGTGCGCGTCTCGGTGCCGACCTTCCAGAGCATCGGGGCGCTCGTGGAGGGCAGCGACCTGATTGCCACGGTGCCGTCCATGGTCGCGCGCGAGATTCTCTCGCTGCGCCCCCGCCTCAAGACGACGGCGGTGCCCTTCCCCCTGGGCGGCTCTCCCCTGGAGGTGCTGTGGCGGAGCGCGGTGGAGGACGACGCGGCCATCCGCTTCATCCGGGAGCGAATGGTGGACGTGACGAAGCGCTTCCTCGCGGAAGACTGA
- a CDS encoding SDR family oxidoreductase, giving the protein MAGRIAVVGGSSGIGEAIAGRLARQGLEVVIGGRGEERLHNARERLGGRVRAEVIDAGDAASVERFFERVGPLEHLVICLSGRKGAGPFATLSLEAVGEGFQEKVLPQLRTAQVGLKRLAESGSITFITAASARMVAPGAAGLAAINGALEAMVPTLAVELAPRRINAVSPGVIDTPWWNDVPGDIKTHYFEQSRATLPARRIGKPEDVAAAVELLVGNTFMTGTVLEVDGGARLV; this is encoded by the coding sequence ATGGCGGGACGAATCGCAGTGGTGGGCGGCAGCTCGGGCATCGGCGAGGCGATTGCCGGGCGGCTGGCCAGGCAGGGGCTCGAGGTGGTGATTGGCGGCCGGGGCGAGGAGCGACTGCACAACGCGAGGGAGCGGCTCGGAGGCCGCGTGAGGGCGGAGGTCATCGACGCGGGCGACGCCGCGAGCGTGGAGCGCTTCTTCGAGCGGGTGGGCCCGCTGGAGCACCTCGTCATCTGCCTGAGTGGCCGCAAGGGCGCCGGCCCCTTCGCCACCCTCTCGCTGGAGGCGGTGGGCGAGGGCTTCCAGGAGAAGGTGCTGCCGCAGCTCCGCACGGCGCAGGTGGGCCTGAAGCGGCTGGCGGAGTCCGGTTCCATCACCTTCATCACCGCCGCGTCGGCGCGGATGGTGGCTCCTGGGGCGGCGGGGCTCGCGGCCATCAACGGCGCGCTGGAGGCGATGGTGCCCACGCTCGCCGTGGAGCTGGCGCCCCGGCGCATCAACGCGGTGTCCCCGGGCGTCATCGACACGCCGTGGTGGAACGACGTGCCGGGCGACATCAAGACGCACTACTTCGAGCAGTCGCGCGCCACCCTGCCCGCCCGCCGTATCGGCAAGCCGGAGGACGTGGCCGCCGCGGTGGAGCTGCTCGTGGGCAACACCTTCATGACGGGCACCGTGCTGGAGGTCGACGGCGGCGCGCGGCTGGTGTGA